DNA sequence from the Arthrobacter jinronghuae genome:
CCGCGGATCTTGTTGACCACCAGGGTGGACAGGGCTTCCCCGTCTACGTCTTCGGCAATGATGAACAGCGGCTTGGAGGTCTGCAGAGCCTTTTCCAGCAGCGGCAGGAACTCGGCGACGGAGGAGATCTTGCCGGAGTTGATCAGGATCAGCGCGTCTTCGAGGACGGCTTCCTGGCGCTCCGGGTCGGTCACGAAGTACGGCGAGAGGTAGCCCTTGTCGAACTGCATGCCCTCGGTGATGGCCAGTTCGGTCTGCGTCGAGGAGGACTCCTCGATCGTGATCACGCCGTCCTTGCCGACGGTGTCGAAGGCCTGGGCCAGCAGCTCGCCGATCTCGGTGCTCTGCGCGGAGATGGCCGCAACGTGCGCAACCTGGTTGCCTTCAACTTCCTTGGCGTTCTCCAGCAGGCGCTTGGCGACGGCGTCAACGGACACCTCGATGCCGCGCTTGAGCTGCCCCGGGGCGGCACCGGCGGCAACGTTGCGCAGGCCTTCCTTGACCAACGCCTGTGCCAGCACGGTGGCCGTGGTGGTGCCGTCGCCGGCAACATCATTGGTCTTGGTGGCTACTTCCTTGGCCAGCTGTGCGCCGAGGTTCTCGTACGGGTCTTCCAGCTCAACTTCACGGGCGATCGTCACGCCGTCGTTGGTGATGGTGGGAGCACCCCAGTTCTTGGCCAGGACGACGTTGCGGCCGCGCGGGCCGAGGGTCACCTTGACCGTATTGGCGAGCTTATCGACGCCGGCTTCCAGCGAGCGACGGGCGGAGTCATTGAACTCCAACTGCTTTGCCATGTGTGTGTCCTTTCCGACAACTACATCTGCACCTACATCAGAAAACCCCGGCCAGAATCGTGGCCGGGGTTTTCCAGGGGAACTACTTTACGACGACGGCCAGCACGTCGCGGGCGGACAGCACCAGGTATTCCTGGCCGCCGTGCTTGACTTCGGTTCCGCCGTACTTGGAGTAAATGACTACGTCGCCTTCGGCAACGTCAACCGGGATGCGGTTGCCGTTGTCATCAACGCGGCCGGGTCCAACTGCAACTACTTCACCCTCCTGGGGCTTTTCCTTTGCAGTGTCCGGGATAACGAGGCCGGAAGCAGTGGTCTGCTCGGCTTCGAGGGGGCGGACAACAATACGATCCTCAAGGGGCTTAATCGAGACCGACACTCGGGCTCTCCTTTGCGTAGTTTCTAACGGAATGGGGCCGTTGGTCTGGCGCTGGCCGTCGTCGCGGTGCCGGTTCGCGCTTTCCCTTCGGGAGTTAGCACCCTCACGTTCGGAGTGCTAACTCAGACTTTATGCAACGGTTAGCACTCGGTCAAGGTGAGTGCCAGTGCGCACCCCGTCCGCACCCCTCTCCCCCGTAATGGCAGGCAACCGAATGAGACAGGGGATTTGCTTAGGTTGTCCTAACCGGGATAGTTTTCATCTGCGCGCACCATTAGAAAACATTTCTGTGTCCTAATCCCCCGATAGGCACATCGAGTCTCACCGGAGCCCCCATGATCACCAAGTCCCGCCTGCTGGCCGGAACCGCCCTTGTGTCCCTCCTCGCCCTCAGCGCCTGCTCGACTGAAGCAGCAGATGCCGACGTCCAGTCCGCACAGGCCTCAACCATGACGGTTGAGCATGCCCAGGGAAGCACCGAAGTTCCGGTGAACCCGGAGACCGTCTACACCTTCGACCTCGGTGCCCTCGACACGATGGATGCCCTCGACATTGACGTCGACGGCGTGCCTGCCGCCAACTTCCCGGACAGCCTCTCCCAGTACGGCGCCGAAGAGATCACCAAGATCGGGAGCATGAAGGAGCCCGACTTCGAAGCGATCAACGCCGGCGCTCCGGACCTGATCATCATTTCCGGCCGGGTTGCCGATTCCTACGAGGAACTGAGCAAGATTGCCCCCACCATCGACCTCAGCGTCGACAACGCCGATTCCTGGAACTCCTTCAAGGAAAACACCCAGACCATCGGCAAGATCTTCGAGAAGGAAGACCTGGTTGAAGAGAAGCTGGGTGCCCTTGAAGGCAAGGTCGAGGACACCAAGGAACTGGCAGCCGACGCCGGCAACGGCCTGATCGTTATGACCAGCGGCGGGGAAATGACCGCCTACGGCGCGGGCTCCCGCTTCGGCATCATCCACGACGTCCTGGGCCTGGAACCGGCCGCCGAGGTTAAGGGCGAGGGCAAGCACGGCGAATCTGTTTCCTTCAACTACATCGCGGATACCAATCCGGACCACCTGTTCGTCATTGACCGCGACGTAGCCGTCGGCACCTCCGGCGAAGCCGCCTCCGCCGTGCTCGACAACGAGCTGGTCAAGAGCACCAAGGCTGCACAGAACGAAAACATCACCATGCTGGATTCCGCCAGCTGGTACCTGGTCGGATACGGCCTGAACAACGTGGACACCATGGTTAATACCGTCCACGACGCTCTCTAGCCGCACTTCTGCGCTCCGTGGCCCGGCACCGCTCGTGCCGGGCCACGGAGGAACTGGATACCGATATATGACTGCCCCCGCCGTGCCGGCTGAAAAGCCGGCCCCCGCGTCCGCCGCCGCTCCCCTGGAACGGCGGCGCTTTCTGCGTTCCACCGCAGCACTGGTCCTAGGGGTCTGCGTTGTCGTCCTGCTGGCGGCCGTGAGCCTTTTTGTCGGCGTCGGCGACCTTTCGCTCTCCTCGCTGATGTCCGGGGATCCCACCACGCACATGCTGTTCTGGGTCAGCCAGCTGCCCCGCACGCTCAGTATTGTCCTGGCGGGCATGGCCCTGAGCGTGGCCGGACTGATCATGCAGCTAATGGCCCGGAACAAGTTCGTGGAACCCTCCACCGTCGGCACGGTGGAGTCGGCCCAGCTGGGAATCCTGGCGGTGACCGTGCTGCTGCCGGGCGCCTCCATGTTCCTGAAGATGTCCACCGCTTCGGTTTTCGCCGCCGCAGGAACCGCACTCTTCCTGCTCATCCTGCGCCGGATCCCGCTGCGCAACACACTGATCGTGCCCCTTGTGGGCATCATGCTCGGCGGCGTGATTTCCGCCGTCACTACTTTCTTCGCCTACCGCACCGACCTCCTCCAGACGCTGAACAGCTGGATGATCGGCGATTTCTCCGGCGTCCTGCGCGGCCGCTACGAACTGCTTTGGATTGTCGGTGCCCTTACCCTGATCGGCTACCTTGCGGCGGACCGTTTCACGGTCGCGGGCATGGGGCAGGACTTCACCACCAACCTCGGACTGAACTACAACCGGGTCATGGCGCTCGGACTGGTCATTGTCTCGCTCATCAGCGCCGTGGTGGTGGTCAGCGTCGGCTCCATCCCGTTCCTGGGGCTGATTGTGCCCAACCTGGTGTCCCTGCTGATCGGTGACAACGTCCGCCGGGCGGTGCCCTGGGTCGCCGTTTTCGGAGCGGGCTTCGTCCTGCTCTGCGACATCATCGGACGCACCATCCGCTACCCGTATGAAATCCCCGTGGGCGTAGTGGTCTCCGCCGTTGGCAGCGTCATTTTCCTGTATCTCCTCCTACGCAAGCGCGGTTCCCATGCCTGAGACATCCACCAGCGCACTGCCCGCAGCCCTTACCGAGCACCGCAGGCGTCCCGTCCGGACCGTTCCCGCCGGGTTCTGGATCATCGTCCTCGGCGTCGTCGCGGCAGCACTGGTTGCGGTGTTCATGACCATTGAGCTGCGCGGGAACCTCGGCTATGCCCTGCCGCGCCGGGCTGTGAAGGTAGGCTCCATGATCCTGGTGGCGTACGCCGTCGGGGTCTCCACCGTCCTGTTCCAGACGGTCACCGCCAACCGGATCCTCACGCCGTCGATCATGGGCTTCGATGCCCTCTATGTGCTGATCCAGACGGTCCTGGTGTTTGCCTTGGGCGGCGGTGCCCTGCTGTCGCTGGGCGCGCCGATCCGCTTCTGCCTCGAAGTGCTGCTGATGGTCGGCTTCTCGTTCCTGCTCTACCGCTGGCTGTTTACCGGCGGCGGGAAGTCCCTGCACCTGATGCTGCTGGTGGGAATCGTCTTCGGCACCATGTTCCGCGGCTTCTCCTCGCTGCTGCAGCGGCTGATCGACCCGAGCGAGTTCATCATCCTGCAGGACCTCTTCTTTGCCAGCTTCAACAATGTCGACGCCGCCCTGCTGGGCTACTCCGCCGCCGCCGTCGCGCTGGTCAGTGCCGTCGCCTGGCGGATGCGCCACTCCTTCGACGTCCTGGCCCTGGGCCGCGAGACCGCGGTCAACCTGGGGGTGGACCACAAGCGGGCGGTGACCGCCACGCTGATCATCTGCTCGGTGCTCGTTGCGGTGTCCACGGCCCTGGTCGGACCGGTGACCTTCTTCGGGCTCCTCATTGCGTCCCTGGCGTACCAGCTGTGCGCGAAGTTCCGGCATGCCTCGGTGCTGCCGATTGCCGTTCTGCTGGGAATCATCGCCCTGGTGGGCGGGCAGCTGGTGCTGGAGCGGGTCTTCGACTTCGACACCGCGCTGAGCATCGTCATTGAGTTCGTGGGCGGCATCGTGTTCCTCATCCTGCTCCTGAGGGGAAACGTGAAATGACCCTCCTCCCCCTGCACCGCGCGAAAGGCCCCTCTTCATGATCTCCGTCAACGGCGTCACCAAGCGCTACTCCTCCACCGTCGTCGTGGACGGGGTGAGCTGCGAGATCAAGGAGGGCGGCATCACCTCGATCATCGGACCCAACGGTGCGGGCAAATCGACGCTGCTCTCCATGATCAGCCGGCTGCTGCCCATGGACTCCGGCTCAGTTGCCGTGGACGGGCTCGACGTCGTTTCCACCCCCGGCCGGGACCTCGCCCGGAAAATGGCGATCCTGCGCCAGGACAACCAGCTCACCGTCCGCCTGACCGTTCGGGACCTGGTGGGCTTCGGCCGCTACCCGCACAACGCCGGCCGGCCGGGACCCGAAGACAAGGTCCACATCGAGCAGGCAATGGCCTATCTGGACCTGACGGCACTGGCGGACCGGTTTGTGGACGAGCTCTCCGGCGGTCAGCGCCAGCGCGCGTTCATCGCCATGGTGCTGGCACAGGACACCGACTACCTGCTGCTGGATGAGCCGCTGAACAATCTGGACATGAAGCACTCCGTGGAAATGATGCGGCTGCTGCGCCGGCTCACGGACGACTTCGGGAAGACCGTGGTGCTGGTCATCCACGACATCAACTTCGCCTCCTGCTACTCGGACGACATCATTGCCATGTGTGACGGCCGGCTGATCCACCAGGGACCGCCGGCGGCCATCATGCAGCCGGACGTGTTGAAGGATATCTACGAAATCGATATCCGGATCGAAGAGATCGACGGAAACCGGATCGGCGTCTATTTCGCCTAGCCGTTGGTGCTGAAGTCCGGCAGCTCCGGCAGCATGAGGGGAATCCCCTCCACCGAGGCATGGATGAACCGGACCAGCACGTCCCAGACCACGTCCGAAGGCATAGGCTCCAGGCGGACGTTTTCCCCCGGACCCGGCGTCAGCCGATACTGACCGGCAGATCCGGCGTTCACCCAGCCGAACCATGCGCCTGTACGCTCCTCCAGCACCTCCCACTGCGTCCACGGCTGCTCCCACATCCGTGTTCCGGCCTCGTCCAGGTCCTTGGGCGCGATGGTCCGGGCGTCCTCAAGCCGGTCCAGATAATGCTTCTTCGGCAGGATCAGCGCCTGGTGCGGGAGGCTCCAGGCCGGAGACAGACCCGCCCAATCCGCTATCAGCTTCGGTACGGCATTGGCCTGCGTGAGGCGAACGAACAGTTCGTCGGACCCCAGCTCCGCATCGGACGGAAGAGAAGCAGAAAACAGCGACGGCGCCGTGGTGACTTTCGCAAGGCCGCCTCCGATCCACGCCTGCATCACGGATCCCCCGGCTGCACCCGAGGCTTCGATCAGGAACGCTGCTTCATTTCCCCGGGTGGGTGTCAGGAACTGCTCGCCGGCGGAGGTCAGCGTGCCGTCAGCGGTGAGCAGTCCGGCCGACTGCAGCTCCAGCGCGGCGGCGTCCTTCCGCTGGAACCGGCCCAGCCGGGTCCTGTCCGCGAGGGTGTCGAGCAGCTCGAGGGAGGCAATGGAAAATACATCCCCGGATTCACGGTACGGCTGCGCACCGGAGATCCCGGCCAGGTCCTCGACGTCGGCTCCCATCCAACGGGAGGCGAACTCGTCGCGCCGAGGTTCCTGCGGGGCGATGCGGTCCAGTTCAGGCTGTTGCCCGCTGTAGAGGCCGCCTTCCGGTACTGAGCCGTCGATTCTGATATCTGCGACCATGTGCTCGAACAGCAGCTTCATTCCGATGTGCTGGTCAACGGTGTAGCTGGCAGTTGCCTCGAGTGCGTATCCGCCGGCCAGCCAGATCCAGCGGTCCACGCAGACAGGATGAGGGCCTACCTGATGGACAAACCGCTGGCGGCGGCCCGTGACAGACGTACCGTCTGCCGTGGACTCCCAGAGATCATGGGAAACGATCCGCACATCCTCAAACTGTTCCAGGGTTGAGGCGAGAGCCGCTGTCGCGTACCGGGCAACCGACGCCCGCGCGGCGGGTGCCCACCTCAGAACCATATTCGGTCGGAAGGTTCCCGCCGGGACAGGTGGATGTGCAACAGCCAGCATGCCTCCCGGAGCCTCGATCCGCTCCCAGCCGTCCGGGCGCGGCAACCCAAAAGAATCGAGCAGCTCATAGCTGAAGCCCTCGGTGTCCATACTCATGATTTCCCTTCCCCGTTCAGGAACTCTCTGGTGAACCGGTCCTCCCCGCGGGCCATGAGCCGGTCCACTTCCTTCATCCACTCCGGTTGCATGAACTTGGGCATCCAGAGCCAGCCGAGCATGCCGATACCCTGGCAGGCAAACATGAGGAGGGTATAGGGAACCGACACCGCTTCGTTGTCCGGCACAAAGTGCAGGGCTGACACCAGCATCAGCCATGCGCCCAGATAGGTGGAGGCGAGGGAGGGCTTACCGGGGAAGAAACCGTCGAGGACAATCATTCCCACGAAAATTTTCCGGTAGACCAGGATTCCGCCCACAAAAAGCAGCAACCCGAACGGAAAAACGATGGCAAAGAATGCCCAATAGTTGGTTTCTGTTTCCAATGCCGTCCCCTATCTCGCCGCGCGGCAGCCCGTCACGTGGGTCTGCCGCCGGGTTGCATTGAAGTGCTCCCCATCACAAACTACCGGCTATTTGCCGAAAAGCTTATTCCAACAATCCCCTGCAGCTTCCGCGACATTGTCCGCTGCCTTGCGCGCAGCCTTGCCGGCATCAGACTTCATCAGGTCCGACTCCATGAAGTCATCGGCCGCATTCATGATCCCGTCTGCCGCGACATCCTTAATCGATTTGCCGCCCAGGAAATCAAACTCCACCGAAGTGATAACCGAAATCCCGATACCTATGGCGGCCCCCGCCACTGTTCCCACCGGTCCGCCTATGGCAGTGCCGATCATTGCACCTGCGGCAGCTGCGCCAAGGTCAATTCCCGCCTTGGTGCCGCCTTTCACTGCACCCATGGCGTCCGCGCGCTTGTCCAGTTCATCAGGGTCCATGCCGGGATTTGCCTGCAGGAGTTCGTTATAGGCATCCTGCCGCTCGTCCTTGACGGTCAAACCGGCCGTCACGAGAGTCAGCGCACCGCCGCCTATTTTGAAGCCCTTGGCACTGTTGGTCAGCTCTGAGAACTTACCCGGGGTGGTAGCCCATTTGGACGGGTCCGCATCCACCCTGTTCTTGTAGCCGTCCCAGGTGTTGTACAGCAGCTTGCTGGGTTGGGGCCTGAGCTCGAACGTATTCACGGAGGTGAGCTTCCATATCCCGTCGCTGACCCACCGTCCTCGTGCCATGTGCCGAATCCGCTCGGCGGACGTCTCGTAGCGGACGTAGACAGGCTTGGCTGTGGGAACTTTTACGACGGTCTGGCGTGAGGTCGCGAGCTTGGCAGCGGCACCCACAAATCCGGTCACGGCGGTGCCCCATTTATTAGTGACCTCATTGACGAACGCATCATCCCCGAGGACGACAGTGAGCAGTTTTGCCGCTGTTTCCTCCTCAAGTGCCCGATAATCGTTCGTGAGCGCCGCCACCTCGGCCGGCAGCAGCAGGTCGACCGGCGGCGACGGGGCGAGAGGGTCAGCGGGCGCCAGGCATTGGGTTGCTTCCTGCTCGGCACGGGAATCGGCCGCTTCCACCCGCACCATCAACTGATCCCGGCGGATTTGGAGCCAGCGGATGCCTGACGCGAAGGCCAGCAACGTATCGCCTGCTTCTTTGGCGGTCTGCTCCAGCAGCTCCGCGTGCGGTGTGACCGTCCTGAAGACGTCCACGATCTCGGCCGCGCCGTCGCCCTCGTAATGCGCGTTCAGCTGCCGCCAGGTGTCCGCAGCGTCTTCGACGCTCTGCAGGTAGGACGTGCCTCCCTTGCCGAGGGCCGGCGCGGCGCCTTCAATGGCATCCGGAGACGCCCATCCGAAGAGTCCGGAGGTATCGATCGACATCAGTTCCCGCCCTCCGGCTCAGGAGCCTGGAAAATACCGGACTGTGCTTCGGCAAGGCTTGCCCTGGCGGCGTCCGCCATTGACGCATCCGCTTCCGCGATGATGGACACAGCCTCGCGGACACCCGCCACGGCGTTGCCGATCCGGGCTTCTGCTGCCTCGGCCTGCAGCGCGAGGGTGTTCAGCCACAGCTCCCCCAACGCCTGGGCCACGGCGCCCGTGCCACCGGGTCCGCAGGCCGTCTGGGCGTCCGCCACTGCGTTCTGCAAAGCTGTCAGTGCCGCCGGGCGCCCCGGATCGCTTTCCACCTGCCCAAGAACCCGGGCGCACCCCTCCGGATTCACGTCGTAGCCGCTCAACGGCATAATCCCCACTCCCCCGTTATCCCGTAATGCTGAAGACTTCTGCACCCTAAGGTACAAGAAATAAAACATTGCGCCCATGGGGAGAACTACCCATGGACGGCCGGGGTTCCGCCGGAAAAAGAAGCGCGGACCAAACTGCGCCCGGGACGCAGCCAATATGGACCGGCCCCGTTGCGCCCTGCCGGAGGGTTCTCCTACGTTGAGAGACCCACACACCGGTCTCTTGGGAAGGACCTGCGATGGAGTCCAAACTGCGCGTAGCTGTCCGGCTTGATCTGGACGCGCGTCAGGCATGCCTTGAGGTGCATGGGCGGGTCACCGAGCAGAACTGCAGGGTCCTGTACGTGCTGGCCAGACGTGCCAACGCTGCCCTTCCCGGCCTGTTCGTGGTTTTGGACCTTCAGAAAGCCTCCGCAACCGACGGGGCACTGGCGGCACTGTCGCACAGTTCGGAAACCGGGCACCTGCCCGTGCTGACCGGCGGGCTGATCCAGGGAACGTTTGCACCCCGCCAGTTAAGCGTCCTCGCCCCGGCTGCATAGCCCCCGCCGGTTACCTACCGCCTCCGCTGGCCTGCCTCGCCGCTTCTTCCATGCGCCGACGCCGTGCGGCTCTCTTTTCATCTCGTATCCACTGCGGCTGGAGGAACGGCGGCATCCAGAAACTGCCCAGGACCCCCAATATTCCAGCAATGAACATCAGAAGGATCAAGAACATGGTCACCAGCGCGTTTAGCCCACCGTCCATGGCGAACTGCGTCAGCGGCATCAGAATAAAAGCCGCACCAAGGTACGTTATGGCAAGCGCCGGCTCCCCGGACATCACAATGTTGAGACCGGTCCGATAGTGGCGGAACCTGCCGTTGTAAACGAGGAGACCGCAAAGCATAAGAATGATTCCCATCGGAATCAGAATCAATGCCACGAGAGTATCGGCGTTCATCTATTCAGCACTCATTCAATTTGTTGTAACTCCAGGAGACACACGTGCGCGGGTCAGCCTAATATATTCCGCCGGCCCGCCTGGCCTGCCACTGCGGCGAGCCGCCCCACGGCCTCGGCCAGCACCTCCGGGGAGCAGGCGAAGTTCAGCCGGACAAATCCGGCGCCCTGGTGCCCGAACCGCGGCCCCGGCTCCAGCGCCACCCGTGCCTGTTCCAGGGCCACCGCCGCGGGATCGTCTCCCCAGCCCAGAGCCCGCAAATCCAGCCAGGCGAGGTAGCCGGCCGACGGCGGGCGGTACCCCACGCCCGGCAACCGCTCCGCCAAAAGCTCAGCCAACAGGCGCCGGTTCGCGGCCAAGGATTCCATCACCCCGGCAAGCCAGGCACCGCCGTCGTTATAGGCCGCCGCCGTGGCATGCAGGCCGAGGATGCTGGTGCGGGCGGAGACTTCCTCGGGCATGGACGCCAGCATCAACCGGGTCCGGTCGCTTTGGCCGATCATCACCGCGCACTTGGTACCGGCAATATTCCACGCCTTGCTGGCGGCCGTGACGCAGAGGCCGTATTCCCGTGCGTTCTCCGAGACGGTGAGGTACGGAGTGAACTCCCCGGGCGCGTAGGTCAACGGTGCGTGGATCTCGTCGCTGATCACGGCCACGCCGTACTTCGCTGAGAGGTCCGCGAGCGCCCGCAGGGTCTCGGCCGAGTGAACCAGTCCCAGCGGATTGTGCGGGTTGCACAGCAGCAGGGCGTCCGCGCCGCGGGCAAAGGCCCGCTCCAGCCCGGGCAGGTCCAGTTCCCAGCCCTCACCGTTCAACAGGAGCGGAACCTCCACCACCGAGGAGTCCGCTTCCAGCGGCAGCTCAAAGAACGGCGGGTAGACCGGCGGAGTGATGACCACGCTGCCTTCCGCGGGTACTGCCCGCCGCAGGCATTCCACAATCGCCACGCTCACATCCGTGGTGCTCCGCACGTCATCCGGATCCACCGCCCAGGCCCAGGTCCGGGCGGCAAACCCCGCGAAGGCCTGCGCCACCGGCGCAGGCCCGGCGATATACCCGGTGTCCGAGGCCAGCACCCGGTCGATGATGGCCCGCTGCACCGGTTCCGCCAGCGGGTAATCCATTTCGGCCACGAACAGCGGCAGCACGTCGGCCGGATAGGTCTGCCATTTGTAACTGGTGCGTGCCCGCAGTGCAGCCAGCGGCTCGGCGGCGATCTTCGTCATGCCGCCCAACCTACAGCTAACGTGCCCGCGGGCAGAACAACTAGGCTGGAGGGCATGCCCGATACTTCCCTTGCCCATGTTCTGACCCCCGAGGGATGGCAGCTGCTGAACTCGCTTCCCCCGTATCTCGAATCCGAGTCCCTGAAGCTGAACACGGATCTGCGCAAGGCCGGGCATTCCCCGGAGCTGGTGGCCGCTGTGCTGACCCAGGCGAAGCTGCGGATGAAGGCCCGGGCGAAGTTCGGCCCGTTCGCCGAGCACATGGTCTTCACGCAGCCCGGCCTGGAGCAGGCCACCCGGCTGAACGTGGCCGCACTGCACGCCCGCCGCTATCAGGAGGCCGGACTGGAGAAGGTGGCGGACCTCGGCTGCGGAATCGGTGCCGATTCCCTCGCCCTGGCTACCCTGGACCGGCAGGTGACCGCCGTCGAACTGGATGAGATCACCGCTGCGGCAGCCACCATCAACCTCATGCCCTGGCCGGAAGCAACGGTGGTCCAGGGCCGCGCCGAGGAATTCGACCTGACCGGGTTCGACGGCGTGTGGCTGGATCCGGCGCGCAGGACCACGTCGACGTCGGGCACCACCCGCATCTTCGACCCGGAGGCCTTCTCCCCTCCCCTGTCCTTTGTGGAGTCCCTGGCGGATTCCGGCCTCCCCGTCGGCGTGAAGATGGGTCCCGGCATCCCGCACGAAGCAGTGCCGGCCGGCTGCGAGGCGCAGTGGGTGTCCGTGGACGGCGACGTCACCGAGGCGACCCTGTGGTTCAACGCGCTGCGCCGCGAGGGCGTCCGGCGTGCCGCCCTGGTGATCGGTTCCGGCGGCGCAGCCGAGCTGACCTCCCCGGTGGACTACGACGCCGCCGCCCAGGACGTGGGAACCGGCCCCGCCGAGGGCTACCTGTACGAGCCCGACGGCGCGGTGATCCGGGCCGGGCTGGTGGCCGACGTCGCGGCCACCCTGGACGGGCATCTCCTGGATCCGCATATCGCCTACATCTGCGCCCCTGAACTGCGCGATACCCCGTTTGCCCGGGCCTACCGCATCCTCGAAGTCCGCCCGTACAACGTGAAGGCGTTGAAGGCCTGGGTCCGGGAAAACCGGATCGGTGTGCTGGACATCAAGAAGCGGGGAATGTCAGTGACGCCGGAGGAGCTGCGCAAGGCCCTGCTCACCGGCTCGGGGAAGGGGGGAAACCGGGGGGAAAAGAAAGCCACGCTGGTCCTCACCCGGATCGGCGAGGACCGCGTGGCCCTGGTGGTGGAACCGGTTCCCTCCGCATAGGCGGTGCGGGCGCCGGCTCGGCAAAACGGGTCAGGAACGGGAGAACTCGCTGGCTTCGCGCACCTGCTCCGGCGTCGGGCGCACCCCCGTGTAGAGCACGAACTGTTCCTCGGCCTGGATGGCAATGACTTCCGCTCCGGTGATCACCGGTTTTCCGGCGGCGCGGGCGGCAGCGATCAGCGGGGTTTCCGCGGGCAGCGCGACGACGTCGAACACCACCCGTGCGGCGGCCACGGCGTCGTCGCCGAAGGACTGCACGTCCTCGTCCTGCCCGGACATGCCCAGCGGGGTGACGTTGATGAGCAGATCCGCCGTGGACGTGCCGGGCTCCGCCTGCCAGGCGAAGTCGTAAAGGTCGGCAAGCGCACGGCCGGTGGCCTCGTTGCGGGCAACCACCGTGACATCGGAGAACCCCGCGTCCCGCAGGGCTGCGGCCACCGCCTTGGCCATGCCGCCGGATCCGCGCAGCAGCACCGAGTGCGTGGCCGGCACCCGGTGGTCCCGCAGCAGCCGGGCGATGGCCAGGTAATCGGTGTTGTAGGCGGTGAGCACGCCGTCGTCGTTGACTATCGTGTTCACCGATTCGATGGCCTTCGCGGA
Encoded proteins:
- the groES gene encoding co-chaperone GroES, with translation MSVSIKPLEDRIVVRPLEAEQTTASGLVIPDTAKEKPQEGEVVAVGPGRVDDNGNRIPVDVAEGDVVIYSKYGGTEVKHGGQEYLVLSARDVLAVVVK
- a CDS encoding siderophore ABC transporter substrate-binding protein; translated protein: MITKSRLLAGTALVSLLALSACSTEAADADVQSAQASTMTVEHAQGSTEVPVNPETVYTFDLGALDTMDALDIDVDGVPAANFPDSLSQYGAEEITKIGSMKEPDFEAINAGAPDLIIISGRVADSYEELSKIAPTIDLSVDNADSWNSFKENTQTIGKIFEKEDLVEEKLGALEGKVEDTKELAADAGNGLIVMTSGGEMTAYGAGSRFGIIHDVLGLEPAAEVKGEGKHGESVSFNYIADTNPDHLFVIDRDVAVGTSGEAASAVLDNELVKSTKAAQNENITMLDSASWYLVGYGLNNVDTMVNTVHDAL
- a CDS encoding ABC transporter permease: MTAPAVPAEKPAPASAAAPLERRRFLRSTAALVLGVCVVVLLAAVSLFVGVGDLSLSSLMSGDPTTHMLFWVSQLPRTLSIVLAGMALSVAGLIMQLMARNKFVEPSTVGTVESAQLGILAVTVLLPGASMFLKMSTASVFAAAGTALFLLILRRIPLRNTLIVPLVGIMLGGVISAVTTFFAYRTDLLQTLNSWMIGDFSGVLRGRYELLWIVGALTLIGYLAADRFTVAGMGQDFTTNLGLNYNRVMALGLVIVSLISAVVVVSVGSIPFLGLIVPNLVSLLIGDNVRRAVPWVAVFGAGFVLLCDIIGRTIRYPYEIPVGVVVSAVGSVIFLYLLLRKRGSHA
- a CDS encoding iron chelate uptake ABC transporter family permease subunit; translated protein: MPETSTSALPAALTEHRRRPVRTVPAGFWIIVLGVVAAALVAVFMTIELRGNLGYALPRRAVKVGSMILVAYAVGVSTVLFQTVTANRILTPSIMGFDALYVLIQTVLVFALGGGALLSLGAPIRFCLEVLLMVGFSFLLYRWLFTGGGKSLHLMLLVGIVFGTMFRGFSSLLQRLIDPSEFIILQDLFFASFNNVDAALLGYSAAAVALVSAVAWRMRHSFDVLALGRETAVNLGVDHKRAVTATLIICSVLVAVSTALVGPVTFFGLLIASLAYQLCAKFRHASVLPIAVLLGIIALVGGQLVLERVFDFDTALSIVIEFVGGIVFLILLLRGNVK
- a CDS encoding iron ABC transporter ATP-binding protein — translated: MISVNGVTKRYSSTVVVDGVSCEIKEGGITSIIGPNGAGKSTLLSMISRLLPMDSGSVAVDGLDVVSTPGRDLARKMAILRQDNQLTVRLTVRDLVGFGRYPHNAGRPGPEDKVHIEQAMAYLDLTALADRFVDELSGGQRQRAFIAMVLAQDTDYLLLDEPLNNLDMKHSVEMMRLLRRLTDDFGKTVVLVIHDINFASCYSDDIIAMCDGRLIHQGPPAAIMQPDVLKDIYEIDIRIEEIDGNRIGVYFA
- a CDS encoding DUF6507 family protein; this translates as MPLSGYDVNPEGCARVLGQVESDPGRPAALTALQNAVADAQTACGPGGTGAVAQALGELWLNTLALQAEAAEARIGNAVAGVREAVSIIAEADASMADAARASLAEAQSGIFQAPEPEGGN
- a CDS encoding MalY/PatB family protein encodes the protein MTKIAAEPLAALRARTSYKWQTYPADVLPLFVAEMDYPLAEPVQRAIIDRVLASDTGYIAGPAPVAQAFAGFAARTWAWAVDPDDVRSTTDVSVAIVECLRRAVPAEGSVVITPPVYPPFFELPLEADSSVVEVPLLLNGEGWELDLPGLERAFARGADALLLCNPHNPLGLVHSAETLRALADLSAKYGVAVISDEIHAPLTYAPGEFTPYLTVSENAREYGLCVTAASKAWNIAGTKCAVMIGQSDRTRLMLASMPEEVSARTSILGLHATAAAYNDGGAWLAGVMESLAANRRLLAELLAERLPGVGYRPPSAGYLAWLDLRALGWGDDPAAVALEQARVALEPGPRFGHQGAGFVRLNFACSPEVLAEAVGRLAAVAGQAGRRNILG
- a CDS encoding THUMP-like domain-containing protein, which gives rise to MPDTSLAHVLTPEGWQLLNSLPPYLESESLKLNTDLRKAGHSPELVAAVLTQAKLRMKARAKFGPFAEHMVFTQPGLEQATRLNVAALHARRYQEAGLEKVADLGCGIGADSLALATLDRQVTAVELDEITAAAATINLMPWPEATVVQGRAEEFDLTGFDGVWLDPARRTTSTSGTTRIFDPEAFSPPLSFVESLADSGLPVGVKMGPGIPHEAVPAGCEAQWVSVDGDVTEATLWFNALRREGVRRAALVIGSGGAAELTSPVDYDAAAQDVGTGPAEGYLYEPDGAVIRAGLVADVAATLDGHLLDPHIAYICAPELRDTPFARAYRILEVRPYNVKALKAWVRENRIGVLDIKKRGMSVTPEELRKALLTGSGKGGNRGEKKATLVLTRIGEDRVALVVEPVPSA
- a CDS encoding shikimate 5-dehydrogenase, with amino-acid sequence MPILNKDMTLCISLAARPSNIGTRFHNYLYDQLGLNYVYKAFAPADLAQAIAGVRGLPIRGCAVSMPYKEEVIALVDRMDPSAKAIESVNTIVNDDGVLTAYNTDYLAIARLLRDHRVPATHSVLLRGSGGMAKAVAAALRDAGFSDVTVVARNEATGRALADLYDFAWQAEPGTSTADLLINVTPLGMSGQDEDVQSFGDDAVAAARVVFDVVALPAETPLIAAARAAGKPVITGAEVIAIQAEEQFVLYTGVRPTPEQVREASEFSRS